In Rubrivirga marina, the following are encoded in one genomic region:
- a CDS encoding response regulator transcription factor, translating into MPASDLSSAVVWLVEDDADYREAVAELVRAHVRSVETFGSVEAVLARVDGIGTGTLEGGWPEVVLLDVNLPGVTGIEGLSELKSRLPGSVVVMLTIRDDADTIYAALGAGASGYLLKSASPDELLGAIREARAGGMLMQRQVARLVLASFEAKKPAPDYGLTKRETEVLAEMVDGHTQPQIADRLFVSLSTVNSHVQSIYAKLHVHNGSAAVAKAVRERLVESSEA; encoded by the coding sequence ATGCCCGCATCCGATCTGTCTTCCGCCGTCGTCTGGCTCGTCGAAGACGACGCCGACTACCGCGAGGCCGTCGCCGAGCTCGTGCGCGCCCACGTCCGCTCGGTCGAGACGTTCGGGAGCGTCGAGGCCGTCCTCGCCCGCGTCGACGGGATCGGGACCGGCACGCTGGAGGGCGGCTGGCCCGAGGTCGTCCTCCTCGACGTGAACCTCCCGGGCGTGACCGGCATCGAGGGCCTGAGCGAGCTGAAGTCGCGGCTGCCCGGCTCCGTCGTCGTGATGCTGACGATCCGCGACGACGCCGACACGATCTACGCCGCGCTGGGGGCCGGCGCGAGCGGGTACCTCCTCAAGAGCGCCTCGCCCGACGAGCTGTTGGGCGCCATCCGCGAGGCCCGTGCCGGCGGGATGCTCATGCAGCGCCAGGTGGCCCGCCTCGTGCTGGCGTCGTTCGAGGCCAAGAAGCCCGCGCCCGACTACGGCCTCACGAAGCGCGAGACGGAGGTCCTCGCCGAGATGGTCGACGGCCACACGCAGCCCCAGATCGCCGACCGGCTGTTCGTCAGCCTCAGCACGGTCAACAGCCACGTGCAGAGCATCTACGCCAAGCTCCACGTCCACAACGGGAGCGCGGCCGTGGCCAAGGCCGTCCGCGAGCGGCTCGTGGAGTCGAGCGAGGCGTAG
- a CDS encoding sensor histidine kinase — MRVAVWLALLAFAAGAAAQPPPLQFRHLGLPDGLSSFAVTAIEADDEGFVWLGSEAAADRYDGVRVRPHGIGAEEEGGYVYALATTPDGAVWAGGAGGLWRWGAGATSFRRVRLGDGVEVRALAVGAADEGHPVWVGTVGGGLFRIGGGEVRRFSAVRGHVASDTVRALVARAGGGVVAATTGGLSWVGRGPARHDRSLADVRALAEVGGRLWAGRETGDVVGIGDGRRQRLVGEGAPVWALAPSTVRPGHVWVGYRGGGVRLLDVRTGTLGPMPPATGLAEAFDRAEVLSLVERDGVLWIGTTRGAYHADAALPRFTAYRGGGGPLAVPEVIGVHLSPSDPDVVWAGTVQGGLHRIGRRTGRAERWFDAPHPLAVLFAIQEGDEGDVWLGGRGATLWRFRPEAGESEPFELAPGRGGAGLIADLTPSRRFPGHLWVSTSEAGLVRFDTRARRVVARHVALEGPGRIPATDVWQAVEADGALWVATDGEGLWQIDLASGRAERVAPECGLGARLLSLAAAPGGPLWVGGRDRQLARLDRDADGRPTGACRIYGPSDGLPPEGVGGLFVDGRGDVWLSTNLGLVRFDPEAEVFTPFAEADGLATSELYWYARDQGPTGEIAVGGAGGLTVFDPDAVSIDDAPAPVVLTGLRVDGQRRPLAALDGGLVVPHRENDVAFEYAALDLRQPGKTRYRVRLVGAADRWAAAGPETRYPALEPGHYTFEVAATNRDGYWSAPVSVPLRVRPPFWRTVPFWLLVVGLVGAVGFSAHRYRIAQIQRVERTRRRIADDLHDGIGSKISSVALRLDMVGRTAALPDAARDTLATLSSTARSVVGDLRDTVWLVDAEHDDLASVVSRMEQFAVATLDRRGTVEAPAEVPPRTLSMEARRDLYLLFTEALHNAVRHAEADRVDVRIEADAERVAFAVEDDGTGFDPATAEAGRGLTTMRRRAEALGGAVSWTPREGGGTAVRFEADLG, encoded by the coding sequence ATGCGCGTCGCCGTCTGGCTGGCGCTCCTCGCGTTCGCCGCCGGCGCGGCGGCCCAACCGCCGCCGCTCCAGTTCCGCCATCTCGGCCTCCCCGACGGCCTGAGCAGCTTCGCCGTGACGGCCATCGAGGCCGACGACGAGGGGTTCGTCTGGCTCGGCTCGGAGGCCGCGGCGGACCGCTACGACGGCGTTCGGGTCCGACCGCACGGGATCGGGGCGGAGGAGGAGGGCGGCTACGTCTACGCGCTCGCCACGACGCCGGACGGCGCCGTGTGGGCCGGCGGAGCGGGGGGGCTGTGGCGCTGGGGGGCGGGCGCGACGTCGTTCCGGCGGGTCCGCCTCGGCGACGGCGTCGAGGTCCGCGCGCTCGCCGTGGGCGCCGCCGACGAGGGGCACCCGGTCTGGGTGGGGACGGTCGGTGGAGGGCTCTTCCGGATCGGGGGCGGCGAGGTCCGGCGGTTCTCGGCCGTGCGCGGGCACGTCGCCTCCGACACCGTCCGGGCGCTCGTCGCGCGGGCGGGCGGGGGCGTGGTCGCGGCGACGACGGGTGGGCTGAGCTGGGTCGGGCGCGGGCCGGCCCGTCACGACCGGTCGCTCGCGGACGTCCGGGCGCTCGCCGAGGTCGGGGGGAGGCTGTGGGCGGGCCGCGAGACGGGCGACGTGGTCGGGATCGGCGACGGGCGGCGCCAGCGGCTGGTGGGCGAGGGGGCGCCGGTGTGGGCGCTGGCGCCATCCACCGTCCGGCCGGGTCACGTGTGGGTCGGGTACCGTGGCGGCGGCGTCCGCCTGCTCGACGTCCGGACGGGCACGCTCGGGCCGATGCCGCCCGCGACGGGGCTGGCCGAGGCGTTCGACCGGGCCGAGGTGCTGTCGCTCGTCGAGCGCGACGGCGTGCTCTGGATCGGGACCACACGCGGGGCCTACCACGCCGACGCGGCCCTCCCGCGGTTCACGGCCTACCGGGGCGGCGGTGGGCCCCTCGCGGTCCCCGAGGTCATCGGCGTCCACCTGTCGCCGAGCGACCCGGACGTCGTCTGGGCCGGGACCGTCCAGGGCGGCCTCCACCGGATCGGCCGGCGGACCGGACGGGCCGAGCGGTGGTTCGACGCGCCGCACCCGCTCGCCGTCCTCTTCGCCATCCAGGAAGGCGACGAGGGTGACGTGTGGCTCGGCGGCCGGGGCGCGACGCTGTGGCGGTTCCGCCCCGAGGCCGGCGAAAGCGAGCCGTTCGAGCTCGCGCCCGGCCGCGGCGGCGCCGGCCTCATCGCCGACCTGACGCCGAGCCGGCGGTTTCCGGGCCACCTGTGGGTGAGTACGAGCGAGGCCGGCCTCGTCCGGTTCGACACGCGTGCGCGGCGCGTCGTGGCCCGCCACGTCGCGCTCGAGGGGCCGGGCCGGATCCCGGCCACCGACGTGTGGCAGGCCGTCGAGGCCGACGGCGCCCTCTGGGTGGCGACCGATGGCGAGGGGCTCTGGCAGATCGACCTGGCCTCGGGGCGGGCCGAGCGCGTGGCGCCGGAGTGCGGCCTCGGCGCCCGGCTCCTCTCGCTCGCCGCCGCGCCGGGCGGGCCCCTGTGGGTCGGCGGGCGGGACCGCCAGCTCGCCCGCCTCGACCGCGACGCGGACGGGCGCCCGACCGGCGCGTGCCGGATCTACGGCCCGTCCGACGGGCTCCCGCCGGAGGGCGTCGGCGGCCTGTTCGTCGACGGGCGCGGCGACGTGTGGCTCAGCACGAACCTCGGGCTCGTCCGCTTCGACCCCGAGGCCGAGGTGTTCACGCCGTTCGCCGAGGCCGACGGGCTCGCGACGTCGGAGCTCTACTGGTACGCCCGCGACCAGGGCCCGACGGGCGAGATCGCCGTCGGCGGGGCCGGCGGGCTGACCGTCTTCGACCCCGACGCCGTGTCCATCGACGACGCGCCGGCCCCGGTCGTGCTCACGGGCCTCCGCGTCGACGGGCAGCGGCGCCCGCTCGCGGCGCTCGACGGCGGGCTCGTCGTCCCGCACCGCGAGAACGACGTGGCCTTCGAGTACGCCGCGCTCGACCTCCGCCAGCCCGGCAAGACGCGCTACCGCGTCCGCCTCGTCGGCGCGGCCGACCGGTGGGCCGCGGCCGGCCCGGAGACGCGCTACCCGGCCCTCGAGCCGGGCCACTACACGTTCGAGGTCGCGGCCACGAACCGCGACGGCTACTGGAGCGCGCCGGTGTCGGTCCCGCTCCGCGTGCGGCCCCCGTTCTGGCGGACGGTCCCGTTCTGGCTCCTCGTCGTCGGCCTCGTCGGCGCCGTCGGGTTCTCGGCCCACCGCTACCGGATCGCCCAGATCCAGCGCGTCGAGCGGACGCGCCGCCGGATCGCCGACGACCTCCACGACGGGATCGGGAGCAAGATCTCGAGCGTGGCTCTCCGCCTCGACATGGTCGGGCGGACGGCCGCCCTGCCCGACGCCGCGCGTGACACGCTCGCCACGCTCTCGTCGACGGCTCGCTCGGTCGTCGGCGACCTCCGCGACACCGTCTGGCTCGTCGACGCCGAGCACGACGACCTCGCCTCGGTCGTCTCGCGGATGGAGCAGTTCGCCGTCGCCACGCTCGATCGGCGCGGGACGGTCGAGGCCCCGGCGGAGGTCCCGCCCCGGACGCTCTCGATGGAGGCCCGCCGCGACCTCTACCTCCTCTTTACCGAGGCCCTCCACAACGCCGTCCGCCACGCCGAGGCGGACCGGGTCGACGTCCGCATCGAGGCCGACGCCGAGCGCGTGGCCTTCGCCGTCGAGGACGACGGGACGGGCTTCGACCCCGCCACCGCCGAGGCCGGCCGCGGCCTGACGACGATGCGCCGCCGGGCCGAGGCCCTCGGCGGCGCCGTCTCCTGGACGCCCCGCGAGGGCGGCGGCACGGCCGTCCGGTTCGAGGCCGATCTCGGGTGA
- a CDS encoding YceI family protein translates to MTIRTLFVGVLALGLAACGAETDAPAVETDGTVTTAGAFTELPAVPAGTYAIDPAHSRAEFRVRHLGISTVTGRFGDVSGTFTVGDDLGTLDATAVIDATTIDTGNEQRDGHLQSPDFFDVAQYPEITFQSTEVRPAEDGGFILVGDLTMHGVTRPVELEAEYIGSSSMGETQKVGFSARGEITRQDWGLTWAQTNEAGEALVGDEVELIIEVEADRQAETADAAPADTTAGA, encoded by the coding sequence ATGACCATCCGCACCTTGTTCGTCGGTGTCCTCGCCCTCGGCCTCGCGGCCTGCGGCGCCGAGACCGACGCCCCGGCCGTCGAGACCGACGGCACCGTCACCACGGCCGGCGCCTTCACGGAGCTGCCCGCCGTCCCGGCGGGCACCTACGCCATCGACCCGGCCCACTCGCGCGCCGAGTTCCGCGTCCGCCACCTCGGCATCTCGACCGTCACCGGCCGCTTCGGCGACGTCTCCGGGACCTTCACCGTCGGCGACGACCTCGGCACGCTCGACGCGACCGCCGTCATCGACGCCACGACCATCGACACCGGCAACGAACAGCGCGACGGGCACCTCCAGAGCCCCGACTTTTTCGACGTCGCGCAGTACCCCGAGATCACGTTCCAGTCGACGGAGGTCCGCCCGGCCGAGGACGGCGGGTTCATCCTCGTCGGCGACCTCACGATGCACGGCGTGACGCGCCCGGTCGAGCTCGAGGCCGAGTACATCGGCTCGTCCAGCATGGGCGAGACCCAGAAGGTCGGGTTCTCGGCCCGCGGCGAGATCACCCGCCAGGACTGGGGCCTCACGTGGGCGCAGACGAACGAGGCCGGCGAGGCCCTCGTCGGTGACGAGGTCGAGCTCATCATCGAGGTCGAGGCCGACCGCCAGGCCGAGACGGCCGACGCCGCCCCGGCCGACACGACGGCCGGCGCCTAG
- a CDS encoding 3-keto-disaccharide hydrolase, with the protein MTVRSSVLALAALLGACSSSAPTSPMATETARPHAPAPPGWLQHDMDRPQPPRVEPADGALPVAPPSDAVVLIGPDGSGLGNWEADSGDPAPWRVEDGALVVEPGTGGIRSKESFGDVQVHIEWKPAAEPEKDGQNRSNSGLFLADGRYEVQILDVWDNRTYADGRAAAIYGQFPPLFDATRPPDEWQAYDVYFRLPRFSDGGELLEEARMTVVHNGVLVQNNEVLPGTTIWLESLPYEPHDGGRIGLQDHGSPTRFRNLWVRRIPEREAPPAGYARFDAADLTDAERDRLVGRYAREEGGFFVIERLGDGLGLSMPWRSGVLPIVPLSPTELQLQNTAGRFDVTLDAAGAVSEIAFTMGGATYRATPE; encoded by the coding sequence GTGACCGTTCGCTCTTCCGTCCTTGCCCTCGCCGCGCTGCTCGGCGCGTGCTCCTCGTCCGCCCCGACGTCGCCGATGGCCACCGAGACCGCTCGACCCCACGCGCCGGCCCCGCCGGGCTGGCTCCAGCACGACATGGACCGCCCGCAGCCGCCGCGCGTCGAGCCGGCCGACGGCGCGCTCCCCGTGGCGCCGCCGTCCGACGCCGTCGTCCTCATCGGGCCCGATGGGTCCGGCCTCGGCAACTGGGAGGCCGACTCCGGCGACCCGGCCCCGTGGCGCGTCGAGGACGGCGCGCTCGTGGTCGAGCCCGGGACGGGCGGCATCCGCTCGAAGGAGTCGTTCGGCGACGTCCAGGTCCACATCGAGTGGAAGCCGGCCGCCGAGCCCGAGAAGGACGGCCAGAACCGGAGCAACTCGGGCCTCTTTCTCGCCGACGGCCGCTACGAGGTCCAGATCCTCGACGTCTGGGACAACCGGACCTACGCCGACGGCCGCGCCGCCGCCATCTACGGCCAGTTCCCGCCGCTCTTCGACGCGACGCGCCCGCCCGACGAGTGGCAGGCCTACGACGTGTACTTCCGCCTCCCCCGCTTCTCGGACGGCGGCGAGCTGCTGGAGGAGGCGCGGATGACGGTCGTCCACAACGGCGTGCTCGTCCAGAACAACGAGGTCCTGCCGGGCACCACGATCTGGCTCGAGTCGCTCCCCTACGAGCCCCACGACGGCGGGCGGATCGGGCTGCAAGACCACGGGAGCCCGACGCGCTTCCGCAACCTGTGGGTCCGGCGGATCCCTGAGCGCGAGGCGCCGCCCGCCGGCTACGCCCGGTTCGACGCCGCCGATCTGACCGACGCCGAGCGCGACCGGCTCGTCGGCCGATACGCCCGCGAGGAGGGCGGCTTCTTCGTCATCGAGCGGCTGGGCGACGGCCTCGGCCTATCGATGCCGTGGCGCTCGGGCGTCCTCCCGATCGTCCCGCTCTCGCCGACGGAGCTCCAGCTTCAGAACACGGCCGGCCGGTTCGACGTGACGCTCGACGCGGCCGGCGCGGTCTCCGAGATCGCGTTCACGATGGGGGGGGCGACGTACCGCGCGACGCCGGAGTAG
- a CDS encoding XRE family transcriptional regulator: MPSPDPPANVRLRHRLADALAQYVADEDLTQTEAAARLGVTQPRVSDLVRGKVERFSIDALVAMLERVERPVSLGLGPDAGEGALLSGVLDAVSPFVALLDPDGTILEVNRSVFEASDVTPEDVNGRPFWEGYWYGHDPDLQAVVRDACERAARGESAAYSAVVRTSETGRLPIDVTVQPVWDGAGRVTRLVASAVDVSRRAATEAAWHETETQYRTLFESIDQGFCVLEMIYRSGRAVDYRFLEANPAFQRHTGLVDPVGHTACELIPGLERYWVETYARVAETGEPARFQQGSAALGREFSVEAFRVGPAEARRVALLFTDVTEQRRAEAALRDANETLEEQVEARTYEVRHLARALTIAEQEVRRRIAYVLHDDLQQVLHGAQIEAHVADAERVGAVLDRALRLTRSLSHELSPPVLREEEVAVLLDALAEQHRQRHGLDVAVEAAGVAVPEEHLRILLYQIVGELLSNVARHAETGRATVRAERVDGRVRFEVVDQGVGFEPPAPAALRGGSGLGLPTVWERVTLVGGQLDVDSTPGRGTRVTLELPSGGGWAERERPGL, translated from the coding sequence ATGCCGTCCCCCGATCCTCCAGCCAACGTCCGTCTCCGACACCGACTGGCCGACGCGCTCGCCCAGTACGTCGCCGACGAGGACCTGACGCAGACCGAGGCCGCCGCCCGCCTCGGCGTGACGCAGCCGCGCGTGAGCGACCTCGTCCGCGGCAAGGTCGAGCGGTTCAGCATCGACGCGCTCGTGGCGATGCTGGAGCGCGTCGAGCGCCCGGTCTCCCTCGGCCTCGGGCCCGACGCCGGCGAGGGGGCCCTCCTGAGTGGCGTCCTCGACGCCGTCTCCCCGTTCGTCGCGCTCCTCGACCCCGACGGGACGATCCTCGAGGTCAACCGGTCCGTGTTCGAGGCCTCCGACGTCACGCCCGAGGACGTCAACGGCCGTCCGTTCTGGGAGGGGTACTGGTACGGCCACGACCCGGACCTCCAGGCCGTCGTCCGCGACGCCTGCGAGCGCGCGGCGCGCGGCGAGTCGGCCGCCTACAGCGCCGTCGTGCGGACGTCCGAAACGGGCCGGCTCCCGATCGACGTCACGGTCCAGCCGGTGTGGGACGGGGCGGGACGCGTGACGCGCCTCGTCGCGTCGGCCGTCGACGTCTCGCGGCGGGCCGCGACCGAGGCGGCCTGGCACGAGACCGAGACCCAGTACCGGACGCTCTTCGAGTCGATCGACCAGGGGTTCTGCGTGCTCGAGATGATCTACCGGAGCGGCCGGGCGGTGGACTACCGGTTCCTCGAGGCCAACCCGGCCTTCCAGCGCCACACCGGCCTCGTGGACCCCGTCGGGCATACCGCGTGCGAGCTCATCCCGGGGCTGGAGCGGTACTGGGTCGAGACCTACGCCCGCGTCGCCGAAACGGGCGAGCCCGCGCGGTTCCAGCAGGGGTCGGCCGCGCTGGGGCGCGAGTTCTCGGTCGAGGCGTTCCGGGTCGGGCCCGCCGAGGCGCGGCGGGTCGCCCTCCTGTTCACCGACGTCACCGAGCAGCGGCGGGCCGAGGCCGCGCTCCGCGACGCCAACGAGACCCTCGAGGAGCAGGTCGAGGCGAGGACGTACGAAGTCCGCCACCTGGCGCGGGCGCTGACGATCGCCGAGCAGGAGGTCCGCCGACGGATCGCCTACGTGCTCCACGACGACCTCCAGCAGGTCCTCCACGGCGCGCAGATCGAGGCCCACGTCGCCGACGCCGAGCGGGTCGGGGCCGTGCTCGACCGGGCCCTCCGCCTCACGCGGTCCCTCTCCCACGAGCTCAGCCCGCCGGTGCTCCGCGAAGAGGAGGTGGCCGTCCTCCTCGACGCGCTCGCCGAGCAACACCGCCAGCGCCACGGGCTCGACGTCGCGGTCGAGGCCGCCGGGGTCGCGGTGCCCGAGGAGCACCTCCGGATCCTGCTCTACCAGATCGTCGGCGAGCTCCTGTCCAACGTGGCGAGGCACGCCGAGACCGGCCGGGCGACGGTCCGCGCTGAGCGCGTCGACGGGCGCGTCCGGTTCGAGGTCGTGGACCAGGGCGTCGGGTTCGAGCCGCCGGCGCCGGCTGCGCTCCGCGGCGGCAGCGGGCTCGGCCTGCCGACCGTCTGGGAGCGCGTCACGCTCGTCGGCGGGCAGCTCGACGTGGACTCGACGCCGGGCCGGGGGACGCGCGTCACGCTCGAGCTGCCATCGGGGGGCGGCTGGGCTGAACGTGAACGCCCAGGTCTGTGA